A genome region from Cucurbita pepo subsp. pepo cultivar mu-cu-16 chromosome LG02, ASM280686v2, whole genome shotgun sequence includes the following:
- the LOC111787965 gene encoding chromatin remodeling protein EBS-like isoform X2 → MAKTRPPKKDLDSYTIRGTNKIVRVGDCVLMRPSETSKLPYVARIEKIEADNRNNIKVRVRWYYRPEESIGGRRQFHGAKELFLSDHYDVQSAHTIEGRCTVHSFKNYTKLENVGAEDYYCRFEYKAATGAFTPDRVAVYCKCEMPYNPDDLMVQCEGCKDWYHPACVSMTIEEAKKLEHFVCSECASDADIKTNENTFSASPVADSKLKVI, encoded by the exons ATGGCCAAAACCAGACCGCCCAAGAAAGACTTGGACTCTTACACCATCAGAGGCACCAACAAGATCGTTAGAG TCGGAGATTGTGTTCTGATGCGCCCGTCGGAAACGAGTAAGCTACCTTATGTAGCGCGCATCGAGAAGATCGAAGCTGATAATCGAAACAATATTAAAGTTCGAGTGAGGTGGTACTATCGGCCGGAGGAGTCGATTGGAGGTCGGAGGCAGTTCCATGGAGCTAAGGAGCTCTTCTTGTCGGATCACTACGATGTGCAGAGTGCTCACACCATTGAAGGGAGGTGCACTGTTCACTCATTTAAAAACTACACTAAGCTTGAGAATGTTGGTGCTGAGGATTATTATTGTAGATTTGAGTACAAGGCTGCTACTGGAGCTTTCACCCCAGACCGAGTTGCTGT CTATTGCAAATGTGAAATGCCTTACAACCCAGACGACCTCATGGTGCAATGCGAGGGCTGTAAGGACTG GTATCATCCGGCTTGCGTAAGTATGACTATCGAGGAAGCAAAAAAGTTGGAGCATTTTGTGTGTTCTGAATGTGCATCTGATGCTGACATCAAGACAAATGAGAATACATTTTCAGCATCACCGGTGGCTGATAGCAAG CTGAAAGTCATCTAG
- the LOC111787965 gene encoding chromatin remodeling protein EBS-like isoform X1 encodes MAKTRPPKKDLDSYTIRGTNKIVRVGDCVLMRPSETSKLPYVARIEKIEADNRNNIKVRVRWYYRPEESIGGRRQFHGAKELFLSDHYDVQSAHTIEGRCTVHSFKNYTKLENVGAEDYYCRFEYKAATGAFTPDRVAVYCKCEMPYNPDDLMVQCEGCKDWYHPACVSMTIEEAKKLEHFVCSECASDADIKTNENTFSASPVADSKLESKRQKR; translated from the exons ATGGCCAAAACCAGACCGCCCAAGAAAGACTTGGACTCTTACACCATCAGAGGCACCAACAAGATCGTTAGAG TCGGAGATTGTGTTCTGATGCGCCCGTCGGAAACGAGTAAGCTACCTTATGTAGCGCGCATCGAGAAGATCGAAGCTGATAATCGAAACAATATTAAAGTTCGAGTGAGGTGGTACTATCGGCCGGAGGAGTCGATTGGAGGTCGGAGGCAGTTCCATGGAGCTAAGGAGCTCTTCTTGTCGGATCACTACGATGTGCAGAGTGCTCACACCATTGAAGGGAGGTGCACTGTTCACTCATTTAAAAACTACACTAAGCTTGAGAATGTTGGTGCTGAGGATTATTATTGTAGATTTGAGTACAAGGCTGCTACTGGAGCTTTCACCCCAGACCGAGTTGCTGT CTATTGCAAATGTGAAATGCCTTACAACCCAGACGACCTCATGGTGCAATGCGAGGGCTGTAAGGACTG GTATCATCCGGCTTGCGTAAGTATGACTATCGAGGAAGCAAAAAAGTTGGAGCATTTTGTGTGTTCTGAATGTGCATCTGATGCTGACATCAAGACAAATGAGAATACATTTTCAGCATCACCGGTGGCTGATAGCAAG CTAGAGTCGAAGCGACAGAAGAGATGA
- the LOC111787937 gene encoding subtilisin-like protease SBT2.4 isoform X2, producing the protein MSIFFTLTLLLFLYINIYRKTVKGSHRMMEFRSTLSVLIASLVLVYCFAEERQIYLVLMEESSNEDHLLQNTLKSYTKLQSFKHIMNGFAVHTTPSEAAKLRQANGVKLVERDRGVRKMTTYTPKFLGVPSKSRVCSKKTKTSPDGEGIVVGFVDSGIDPTHPSFGFDDGYEDLRLFCEKGRFFPLSSCNGKIVGARFFSAGARAVAKLNSSVDFLSPFDAEGHGSHVASIAAGNGGVPVYVNGFFYGFASGMAPRARIAVYKAVYPTMSTLTDVVSAIDQAVIDGVDILALSVGPNEPPEEGLTFLSIYDIAILSATRAGILVVQAVGNNGPAPATVVSYSPWAVGVAASGTDRVYPASLLLGNGQKVGGVGLSGPTFFLHKLVLAKDAMKQNGTIPSEECQYPEAFDPNLVQNSIVLCSFSQGFLNGTSSLTAIIHTATTLRFIGFALIANPNYGDFIAEPIPFRLPGILIPNASDSQAILKYYEANTCKDANGMVSEFKGKAAIGEGRVASFGSQAPTVSRFSSRGPDYMNMNRTVADVLKPDILAPGHQIWAAWSPLSVTEPLLKEYEDYINFLCSLPGDPAVIKNTTGGQCNASEPQPHPADLNLPSVTISSLVGHQVLHRRVKNVGTKVETYVWSVIPPNGTTININPPWFTIAPGGLQNLEIQIKVTQKMNHFTFGEIVFTGSLNHIGRIPLSVLAVSVS; encoded by the exons ATGAGTATCTTCTTCACATTAACCTTGCTACTCTTTCTCTACATAAACATATACAGAAAAACAGTAAAGGGTAGCCATAGAATGATGGAGTTTCGTTCAACACTTAGTGTTTTGATAGCAAGTTTAGTTCTTGTGTATTGCTTTGCAGAAGAGAGGCAAATATACTTAGTTTTAATGGAAGAAAGCTCAAACGAAGACCATCTTCTTCAAAACACACTAAAAAGCTACACAAAGCTTCAAAGCTTCAAGCACATAATGAATGGCTTTGCAGTGCACACAACGCCATCAGAGGCCGCCAAGCTAAGACAAGCCAATGGAGTGAAATTAGTGGAGAGAGATAGAGGAGTGAGGAAGATGACAACTTACACCCCTAAGTTTCTAGGGGTGCCCTCCAAATCAAGGGTATGTTCCAAGAAGACTAAAACTAGCCCTGATGGGGAAGGGATTGTTGTTGGGTTTGTGGACTCTGGGATTGACCCAACACACCCAAGCTTTGGTTTTGATGATGGTTATGAAGATTTGAGACTGTTTTGTGAAAAGGGTCGGTTTTTTCCATTGAGTTCGTGCAATGGGAAGATAGTTGGGGCTAGGTTTTTCTCGGCGGGAGCTCGAGCGGTTGCGAAGCTTAATTCTTCTGTcgattttctctctccatttGATGCAGAAGGCCATGGGAG CCATGTGGCCTCCATTGCTGCCGGGAATGGTGGAGTTCCTGTTTATGTTAATGGTTTTTTCTATGGATTCGCTAGTGGGATGGCACCACGCGCACG AATTGCTGTTTATAAGGCAGTTTATCCCACAATGTCCACTCTAACAGATGTAGTTTCAGCAATAGATCAA GCAGTGATCGATGGAGTTGATATATTGGCATTATCGGTCGGACCAAATGAACCACCCGAAGAAGGACTTACCTTCCTAAGCATATACGACATTGCCATATTATCTGCTACGCGAGCTGGGATCCTTGTGGTTCAGGCAGTCGGAAACAACGGCCCAGCCCCTGCAACCGTAGTCTCATACAGCCCTTGGGCGGTCGGCGTTGCAGCTTCGGGCACCGACAGAGTTTATCCGGCCTCACTTCTTCTTGGGAATGGCCAGAAAGTTGGAGGAGTAGGATTATCTG GACCCACTTTTTTTCTACATAAACTGGTATTAGCCAAGGATGCAATGAAACAAAATGGGACAATTCCCAGTGAAGAGTGCCAATATCCTGAAGCTTTTGACCCAAATCTTGTCCAAAACAGCATAGTCCTCTGCTCTTTCTCTCAAGGATTCCTCAATGGCACCTCCTCCCTCACAGCCATCATCCACACTGCAACGACACTCCGATTCATCGGCTTCGCTCTCATTGCAAATCCTAACTACGGCGATTTCATCGCCGAACCCatccctttcagacttcctGGCATTCTCATCCCGAACGCATCAGATTCTCAG GCGATACTGAAGTACTACGAAGCAAATACATGCAAGGATGCCAATGGAATGGTCAGTGAATTTAAAGGGAAAGCAGCCATAGGAGAAGGAAGAGTTGCTTCATTTGGAAGCCAAGCACCAACAGTTAGCAGATTTTCATCGAGAGGACCAGATTATATGAACATGAACAGGACAGTAGCTGATGTGCTAAAGCCAGATATTCTTGCACCTGGCCACCAAATTTGGGCTGCTTGGAGCCCTCTCAGTGTCACAGAGCCACTTTTGAAGG AATATGAAGACTACATAAACTTCTTGTGCTCATTACCTGGGGATCCTGCTGTCATAAAAAATACCACTGGAGGACAGTGCAACGCCTCTGAACCACAGCCACACCCTGCAGATCTGAACCTTCCTTCAGTCACAATATCATCACTGGTTGGGCATCAGGTGCTGCACAGAAGAGTGAAGAATGTAGGAACCAAAGTGGAGACATACGTGTGGTCAGTGATCCCACCAAATGGGACAACAATCAACATCAATCCACCATGGTTCACCATAGCACCAGGAGGACTCCAAAACTTGGAAATACAGATCAAAGTTACACAAAAAATGAATCACTTTACCTTTGGGGAGATTGTTTTCACAGGAAGTTTAAACCATATTGGAAGGATCCCTTTGTCAGTTTTGGCTGTTTCTGTATCCTAA
- the LOC111787937 gene encoding subtilisin-like protease SBT2.4 isoform X1 has product MSIFFTLTLLLFLYINIYRKTVKGSHRMMEFRSTLSVLIASLVLVYCFAEERQIYLVLMEESSNEDHLLQNTLKSYTKLQSFKHIMNGFAVHTTPSEAAKLRQANGVKLVERDRGVRKMTTYTPKFLGVPSKSRVCSKKTKTSPDGEGIVVGFVDSGIDPTHPSFGFDDGYEDLRLFCEKGRFFPLSSCNGKIVGARFFSAGARAVAKLNSSVDFLSPFDAEGHGSHVASIAAGNGGVPVYVNGFFYGFASGMAPRARIAVYKAVYPTMSTLTDVVSAIDQAVIDGVDILALSVGPNEPPEEGLTFLSIYDIAILSATRAGILVVQAVGNNGPAPATVVSYSPWAVGVAASGTDRVYPASLLLGNGQKVGGVGLSGPTFFLHKLVLAKDAMKQNGTIPSEECQYPEAFDPNLVQNSIVLCSFSQGFLNGTSSLTAIIHTATTLRFIGFALIANPNYGDFIAEPIPFRLPGILIPNASDSQAILKYYEANTCKDANGMVSEFKGKAAIGEGRVASFGSQAPTVSRFSSRGPDYMNMNRTVADVLKPDILAPGHQIWAAWSPLSVTEPLLKGYQFALMSGTSMAAPHIVGIAALIKQKNPSWTPSMIASAMSTTATKYDMNGDLIQAEGFDIHRLYPSTPFDLGAGLVKPTNALDPGLVFPAEYEDYINFLCSLPGDPAVIKNTTGGQCNASEPQPHPADLNLPSVTISSLVGHQVLHRRVKNVGTKVETYVWSVIPPNGTTININPPWFTIAPGGLQNLEIQIKVTQKMNHFTFGEIVFTGSLNHIGRIPLSVLAVSVS; this is encoded by the exons ATGAGTATCTTCTTCACATTAACCTTGCTACTCTTTCTCTACATAAACATATACAGAAAAACAGTAAAGGGTAGCCATAGAATGATGGAGTTTCGTTCAACACTTAGTGTTTTGATAGCAAGTTTAGTTCTTGTGTATTGCTTTGCAGAAGAGAGGCAAATATACTTAGTTTTAATGGAAGAAAGCTCAAACGAAGACCATCTTCTTCAAAACACACTAAAAAGCTACACAAAGCTTCAAAGCTTCAAGCACATAATGAATGGCTTTGCAGTGCACACAACGCCATCAGAGGCCGCCAAGCTAAGACAAGCCAATGGAGTGAAATTAGTGGAGAGAGATAGAGGAGTGAGGAAGATGACAACTTACACCCCTAAGTTTCTAGGGGTGCCCTCCAAATCAAGGGTATGTTCCAAGAAGACTAAAACTAGCCCTGATGGGGAAGGGATTGTTGTTGGGTTTGTGGACTCTGGGATTGACCCAACACACCCAAGCTTTGGTTTTGATGATGGTTATGAAGATTTGAGACTGTTTTGTGAAAAGGGTCGGTTTTTTCCATTGAGTTCGTGCAATGGGAAGATAGTTGGGGCTAGGTTTTTCTCGGCGGGAGCTCGAGCGGTTGCGAAGCTTAATTCTTCTGTcgattttctctctccatttGATGCAGAAGGCCATGGGAG CCATGTGGCCTCCATTGCTGCCGGGAATGGTGGAGTTCCTGTTTATGTTAATGGTTTTTTCTATGGATTCGCTAGTGGGATGGCACCACGCGCACG AATTGCTGTTTATAAGGCAGTTTATCCCACAATGTCCACTCTAACAGATGTAGTTTCAGCAATAGATCAA GCAGTGATCGATGGAGTTGATATATTGGCATTATCGGTCGGACCAAATGAACCACCCGAAGAAGGACTTACCTTCCTAAGCATATACGACATTGCCATATTATCTGCTACGCGAGCTGGGATCCTTGTGGTTCAGGCAGTCGGAAACAACGGCCCAGCCCCTGCAACCGTAGTCTCATACAGCCCTTGGGCGGTCGGCGTTGCAGCTTCGGGCACCGACAGAGTTTATCCGGCCTCACTTCTTCTTGGGAATGGCCAGAAAGTTGGAGGAGTAGGATTATCTG GACCCACTTTTTTTCTACATAAACTGGTATTAGCCAAGGATGCAATGAAACAAAATGGGACAATTCCCAGTGAAGAGTGCCAATATCCTGAAGCTTTTGACCCAAATCTTGTCCAAAACAGCATAGTCCTCTGCTCTTTCTCTCAAGGATTCCTCAATGGCACCTCCTCCCTCACAGCCATCATCCACACTGCAACGACACTCCGATTCATCGGCTTCGCTCTCATTGCAAATCCTAACTACGGCGATTTCATCGCCGAACCCatccctttcagacttcctGGCATTCTCATCCCGAACGCATCAGATTCTCAG GCGATACTGAAGTACTACGAAGCAAATACATGCAAGGATGCCAATGGAATGGTCAGTGAATTTAAAGGGAAAGCAGCCATAGGAGAAGGAAGAGTTGCTTCATTTGGAAGCCAAGCACCAACAGTTAGCAGATTTTCATCGAGAGGACCAGATTATATGAACATGAACAGGACAGTAGCTGATGTGCTAAAGCCAGATATTCTTGCACCTGGCCACCAAATTTGGGCTGCTTGGAGCCCTCTCAGTGTCACAGAGCCACTTTTGAAGG GTTACCAATTTGCACTGATGTCTGGAACAAGTATGGCAGCACCTCATATAGTGGGAATAGCAGCACTTATTAAGCAAAAGAATCCTTCTTGGACTCCTTCCATGATAGCTTCTGCAATGTCAACAACTGCCACAAAGTATGATATGAATGGAGACCTTATTCAGGCTGAGGGATTCGACATTCATCGTTTATATCCTTCTACTCCCTTTGATTTGGGCGCTGGCCTCGTCAAACCGACCAATGCTTTGGACCCAGGACTGGTCTTCCCAGCAG AATATGAAGACTACATAAACTTCTTGTGCTCATTACCTGGGGATCCTGCTGTCATAAAAAATACCACTGGAGGACAGTGCAACGCCTCTGAACCACAGCCACACCCTGCAGATCTGAACCTTCCTTCAGTCACAATATCATCACTGGTTGGGCATCAGGTGCTGCACAGAAGAGTGAAGAATGTAGGAACCAAAGTGGAGACATACGTGTGGTCAGTGATCCCACCAAATGGGACAACAATCAACATCAATCCACCATGGTTCACCATAGCACCAGGAGGACTCCAAAACTTGGAAATACAGATCAAAGTTACACAAAAAATGAATCACTTTACCTTTGGGGAGATTGTTTTCACAGGAAGTTTAAACCATATTGGAAGGATCCCTTTGTCAGTTTTGGCTGTTTCTGTATCCTAA